From one Streptomyces sp. R41 genomic stretch:
- a CDS encoding gamma-glutamylcyclotransferase family protein produces the protein MELPFFVYGTLRPGEHNHDLFLRGRTESEEPGRMRGAVLYDGPGYPYAVEEPGGVVCGEVVTALPEAYGELLAALDRLEEYVVGDPRNLYERVVRDVTRADGSVVRAWVYVAAPGVAARLRRRGKLIEGGEWRSGG, from the coding sequence GTGGAACTGCCCTTCTTCGTCTACGGCACCCTGCGTCCCGGCGAGCACAACCACGACCTGTTTCTGCGCGGGCGTACGGAGTCCGAGGAACCGGGACGCATGCGGGGGGCCGTGCTGTACGACGGGCCCGGGTATCCGTACGCCGTGGAGGAGCCCGGGGGTGTCGTGTGCGGGGAGGTGGTCACCGCGTTGCCCGAGGCGTACGGGGAGTTGCTCGCCGCGCTCGATCGGTTGGAGGAGTACGTGGTGGGTGACCCGCGGAACCTGTACGAGCGCGTGGTGCGGGATGTGACCCGCGCGGACGGGTCGGTCGTGCGGGCCTGGGTGTACGTGGCCGCGCCTGGCGTCGCCGCGCGGTTGCGGAGGCGGGGCAAGCTCATTGAGGGTGGGGAGTGGCGCTCGGGGGGCTGA
- a CDS encoding molybdopterin oxidoreductase family protein, with protein sequence MNTTATPTHCPYCALQCGMNLTPAPGGGVEVSERADFPVNRGALCGKGRTAPELLSSRVRLTSPLVRNAGVLEPATWDEALDRIAEGLSRTRTEHGPDACGVFGGGGLTNEKAYALGKFARVVLGTSQIDYNGRFCMSSAAAAGIRAFGLDRGLPFPLEDIPRTGCVILVGSNLAETMPPALRYLTELKENGGTLIVIDPRRTRTAEQADLHLAPRPGTDLALALGLLHLIVAEGRTDEEYIRARTSGWEEARAAAMAHWPEYVERITGVSVPQLREAVRLFCEPEAAMVLTARGPEQQSKGTDTVGAWINLCLATGRAGRPLSGYGCLTGQGNGQGGREHGQKADQLPGYRKLTDPAARRHVAEVWGVDPDSLPGPGRSAYELLDAMGTDIRSLLLMGSNPVVSAPRAAHIEERLKSLDFLAVADVVLSETAALADVVLPVTQWAEETGTTTNLEGRVLLRRQAITPPEGIRSDLYVLHEIAARLGVEKGFPTDPEEVFEELRRASAGGAADYSGITYRRLVEESGVFWPCPAPAGAEGPGDCEDASLDVLPDDPAEDVSSAVLPDDPAEDDIPGGVHPGTPRLFLDRFATEDGRACFVPVSHRAAAEEPDDEYPVLLTTGRVVAQYQSGAQTRRVDELNAAAPGPFVEMHPRLAERLGAADGDSVAVVSRRGRAVAPARITTTIRPDTVFMPFHWPGEGRANTLTNPALDPISRMPEFKTCAVRVESVK encoded by the coding sequence ATGAACACCACCGCGACGCCCACCCACTGCCCGTACTGCGCCCTGCAGTGCGGGATGAATCTGACGCCCGCGCCCGGCGGGGGCGTCGAGGTGAGCGAGCGCGCGGACTTTCCGGTGAACCGGGGAGCGCTGTGCGGCAAGGGCCGTACGGCGCCCGAGCTGCTCTCGTCCCGGGTGCGGCTGACCTCCCCACTGGTCCGCAACGCGGGCGTTCTGGAGCCCGCGACCTGGGACGAGGCGCTCGACCGGATCGCCGAGGGGCTGTCCCGCACGCGTACGGAGCATGGCCCGGACGCGTGCGGGGTGTTCGGCGGGGGCGGACTGACGAACGAGAAGGCGTACGCGCTCGGGAAGTTCGCCCGCGTCGTCCTCGGCACCTCGCAGATCGACTACAACGGCCGCTTCTGCATGTCGTCCGCGGCGGCGGCCGGCATCAGGGCCTTCGGTCTCGACCGGGGGCTGCCCTTCCCGCTTGAGGACATCCCGAGGACCGGCTGTGTGATCCTCGTCGGCTCCAACCTCGCCGAGACGATGCCGCCCGCACTGCGCTATCTCACCGAGCTGAAGGAGAACGGCGGCACGCTGATCGTCATCGACCCACGCCGCACCCGTACGGCCGAGCAGGCGGACCTGCATCTGGCGCCGCGCCCGGGCACGGACCTGGCGCTCGCGCTGGGGCTGCTCCATCTGATCGTCGCCGAGGGGCGTACGGACGAGGAGTACATCCGGGCCCGTACGAGCGGCTGGGAGGAGGCGCGGGCGGCCGCCATGGCGCACTGGCCCGAGTACGTGGAGCGGATCACGGGGGTATCCGTTCCTCAACTGCGGGAAGCCGTACGGCTGTTCTGCGAGCCGGAGGCCGCCATGGTGCTCACCGCGCGCGGGCCCGAGCAGCAGTCGAAGGGCACGGACACGGTGGGCGCGTGGATCAACCTCTGCCTGGCGACGGGCCGTGCGGGGCGTCCGCTGTCCGGGTACGGCTGCCTCACCGGGCAGGGCAATGGACAGGGCGGACGCGAACACGGCCAGAAGGCCGACCAGTTGCCCGGCTACCGCAAGCTGACGGACCCGGCGGCGCGCCGCCATGTGGCCGAGGTGTGGGGAGTCGACCCGGACTCGCTGCCGGGGCCCGGGCGGAGCGCGTACGAGCTCCTCGACGCGATGGGGACGGACATCCGTTCGTTGCTGTTGATGGGATCGAACCCGGTGGTGTCCGCACCGCGCGCCGCGCACATCGAGGAGCGCCTGAAGTCCCTGGACTTCCTGGCGGTCGCGGACGTCGTCCTCTCCGAGACGGCCGCCCTCGCGGACGTCGTCCTGCCGGTGACGCAATGGGCCGAGGAGACGGGCACGACGACGAACCTGGAGGGGCGGGTGCTGTTGCGCCGCCAGGCGATCACCCCGCCGGAAGGGATACGCAGCGACCTGTACGTCCTGCACGAAATCGCCGCCCGGCTGGGCGTGGAGAAGGGCTTCCCGACGGATCCGGAGGAGGTCTTCGAGGAGCTGCGCAGGGCGAGCGCGGGCGGGGCGGCGGACTACTCGGGGATCACCTACCGGCGGCTCGTGGAGGAGAGCGGGGTGTTCTGGCCGTGCCCGGCGCCGGCCGGCGCGGAGGGCCCCGGCGACTGCGAGGACGCCTCGCTGGACGTGCTCCCGGACGACCCGGCCGAGGACGTCTCGTCGGCCGTGCTCCCGGACGACCCGGCCGAGGATGACATCCCGGGCGGCGTCCACCCGGGCACCCCCCGCCTCTTCCTCGATCGTTTCGCCACCGAGGACGGCCGGGCGTGCTTCGTCCCGGTGTCCCATCGGGCGGCGGCCGAGGAGCCGGACGACGAGTACCCGGTCCTGCTGACCACCGGCCGTGTGGTCGCGCAGTACCAGTCGGGGGCGCAGACGCGGCGGGTCGACGAGCTGAACGCCGCGGCGCCCGGGCCGTTCGTGGAGATGCATCCGCGGCTGGCCGAGCGGCTCGGGGCGGCGGACGGGGACTCCGTAGCCGTCGTGTCACGGCGCGGGCGGGCCGTCGCACCGGCCCGCATCACGACCACCATCCGCCCCGACACCGTGTTCATGCCCTTCCACTGGCCGGGCGAGGGCCGGGCCAACACCCTGACCAACCCGGCCCTCGACCCGATCTCGCGGATGCCGGAGTTCAAGACGTGCGCGGTGCGGGTGGAGTCGGTGAAGTAG
- a CDS encoding M4 family metallopeptidase, translated as MSRIRHIRGSRFATAGIAATTATLMAAALAPTANADARPSRTTALSNAASVLTAQAARLGLTSAQGTSVRDVVVDADGSQHVRYDRTYHQLPVLGGDFVLHLAPNGSYRSANRATKRDISVPTITPAVRAPQAADLATSALRAVNAGELLRQVTAKPQLVVDALHGAPKLAWRTDVAGQDSLGNPVARTVLTDARTGRQIDAWDSIETASGDGKSLYSGTVPLETTLSGSTYQLKDPTRGNTYTGDAANKTDLCVLGICVSRAPATVFTDADNHWGTGATADRSSAAVDAQYGTNETWDYYKNVHGRNGIAGDGKGSYNRVHYGTNYNNAFWDDNCFCMTYGDGDGTTLGPLVALDVAGHEMSHGVTSKTAALTYSGESGGLNEATSDIFGTMVEWYANNSSDLGDYLIGEKIVRSGFGKTALRYMDKPSKDGNSADCWSSSVGNLDVHYSSGVANHFAYLLSEGSGAKTINGVSYNSPTCNGSTVTGIGRDKVGKIWYRALTVYMTSSTNYAGARTATLNAAKDLYGAGSTEYNAVAAAWSAVAVS; from the coding sequence ATGAGTCGGATACGACACATCCGAGGTTCCCGTTTCGCCACCGCCGGCATAGCCGCGACCACCGCCACGCTGATGGCCGCCGCCCTCGCCCCCACCGCGAACGCGGACGCCAGGCCGAGCCGGACCACCGCGCTCAGCAACGCCGCGTCGGTGCTGACCGCCCAGGCCGCGCGCCTGGGCCTCACCTCGGCCCAGGGCACCAGCGTCCGCGACGTGGTCGTCGACGCGGACGGCAGCCAGCATGTGCGCTACGACCGGACGTACCATCAACTCCCCGTCCTGGGCGGCGACTTCGTTCTCCATCTGGCGCCGAACGGCTCGTACCGCAGCGCGAACCGGGCCACGAAGCGCGACATCTCCGTACCGACGATCACCCCTGCCGTGCGGGCCCCGCAGGCCGCCGACCTGGCCACGAGCGCGCTGCGCGCGGTGAACGCCGGCGAGCTGCTCCGCCAGGTGACGGCCAAGCCCCAGCTCGTCGTCGACGCCCTGCACGGCGCGCCCAAGCTGGCCTGGCGCACCGACGTGGCGGGACAGGACTCGCTGGGCAACCCGGTCGCCCGCACGGTGTTGACCGACGCCCGCACCGGCCGCCAGATCGACGCGTGGGACAGCATCGAGACCGCGAGCGGCGACGGAAAGTCGCTGTACAGCGGAACGGTCCCGCTGGAGACGACGCTCTCCGGGTCGACGTACCAGCTCAAGGACCCGACGCGCGGGAACACGTACACGGGCGACGCCGCGAACAAGACGGACCTCTGCGTCCTGGGGATCTGCGTCAGCCGCGCCCCCGCGACCGTCTTCACCGACGCGGACAACCACTGGGGCACCGGCGCGACGGCCGACCGTTCCTCGGCCGCCGTCGACGCGCAGTACGGCACCAACGAGACCTGGGACTACTACAAGAACGTCCACGGCCGCAACGGCATCGCGGGCGACGGCAAGGGCTCGTACAACCGCGTGCACTACGGCACCAACTACAACAACGCCTTCTGGGACGACAATTGCTTCTGCATGACGTACGGGGACGGTGACGGGACGACGCTCGGCCCGCTCGTCGCGCTGGACGTGGCGGGGCACGAGATGTCGCACGGCGTCACGTCGAAGACGGCGGCGCTGACGTACTCGGGCGAGTCCGGCGGCCTCAACGAGGCGACCTCGGACATCTTCGGCACGATGGTGGAGTGGTACGCGAACAACTCCTCCGACCTCGGTGACTACCTCATCGGCGAGAAGATCGTCCGCTCGGGCTTCGGCAAGACGGCCCTGCGCTACATGGACAAGCCGTCCAAGGACGGCAACTCGGCGGACTGCTGGAGCAGTTCGGTGGGGAACCTGGACGTGCACTACTCGTCTGGCGTGGCCAACCACTTCGCGTACCTGCTGTCGGAAGGCAGCGGCGCGAAGACCATCAACGGCGTCAGCTACAACTCCCCCACGTGCAACGGCTCGACGGTGACGGGCATCGGCCGGGACAAGGTCGGCAAGATCTGGTATCGCGCGCTGACGGTCTACATGACGTCCTCGACGAACTACGCGGGCGCCCGAACGGCCACCCTGAACGCGGCGAAGGACCTGTACGGGGCGGGCAGTACGGAGTACAACGCCGTGGCTGCGGCCTGGTCGGCGGTGGCGGTGAGCTGA
- a CDS encoding formylglycine-generating enzyme family protein: MIAVPPGRVTLSDRRTRRSWPVEVAPYELAAYAVTQELYAEITGLWPSAARGDRLPVESVSWWDAVRFCNALSERDGLAPAYHVHGDGERVEWTASADGYRLPTEAEWEHACRAGTTGPRYGPLDEIAWYRGNSHERIHDVGTKRPNPWGLHDMIGSVWDWCWDLYDPEVYGSYRVLRGGGWFDEHWSCRASARRRSHPTFRVDDVGFRVARTTFRGPGDTQAPGA, translated from the coding sequence ATGATCGCCGTCCCGCCGGGCCGGGTGACGCTGTCCGACCGGCGGACGCGGCGGAGTTGGCCGGTCGAGGTCGCGCCCTACGAGCTGGCGGCGTACGCGGTCACGCAGGAGCTGTACGCGGAGATCACGGGTCTGTGGCCGAGTGCCGCCCGTGGGGACCGGCTGCCCGTCGAGAGCGTGTCCTGGTGGGACGCGGTCCGGTTCTGCAACGCGCTGTCCGAGCGCGACGGGCTCGCGCCCGCCTACCACGTCCACGGTGATGGCGAGCGCGTCGAGTGGACGGCGTCTGCCGACGGGTACCGGCTGCCGACCGAGGCCGAGTGGGAACACGCCTGCCGTGCCGGCACCACCGGACCGCGGTACGGGCCGCTCGACGAGATCGCCTGGTACCGCGGCAACTCGCACGAGCGGATCCACGACGTGGGCACCAAGCGGCCCAATCCGTGGGGCCTCCACGACATGATCGGCAGCGTCTGGGACTGGTGCTGGGACCTCTACGACCCCGAGGTCTACGGCAGCTACCGCGTGCTGCGCGGCGGCGGATGGTTCGACGAACACTGGAGCTGCCGCGCCTCGGCACGCCGCCGCAGCCACCCGACCTTCCGGGTCGACGACGTGGGATTCCGGGTGGCGCGCACCACGTTCCGTGGCCCCGGCGACACTCAGGCGCCTGGCGCATGA
- the cutA gene encoding divalent-cation tolerance protein CutA — protein MATANWLTVLTTTDAVAKAETLARGAVEARVAACAQISGPVTSVYRWKGAVETAAEWQVLFKTTGARYDALEAYLREAHDYDTPEIVATPVVRGSADYLRWLEEETAS, from the coding sequence ATGGCCACGGCGAACTGGCTCACCGTCCTGACCACGACCGACGCCGTCGCGAAGGCGGAGACCCTCGCCCGCGGCGCAGTGGAGGCGCGGGTCGCGGCCTGTGCGCAGATCTCCGGGCCGGTGACGTCGGTCTACCGCTGGAAGGGGGCCGTCGAGACCGCAGCCGAGTGGCAGGTGCTGTTCAAGACGACGGGCGCCCGGTACGACGCGCTGGAGGCGTATCTGCGCGAGGCGCACGACTACGACACCCCTGAGATCGTCGCGACGCCGGTCGTCCGGGGGAGCGCGGACTATCTGCGCTGGCTGGAGGAGGAGACCGCTTCTTGA
- a CDS encoding NADPH-dependent FMN reductase, producing the protein MKTATADSTVPVQTSETPVRVAVVIGSNRDGRFGPVVADWLLARIRERDDFAPEVVDVASVQLPTALSHSPSPSVAAELAKVTPALAAADAFVVLTPEYNHSFPAGLKNLIDWHYAEWRAKPVALVSYGGLSGGLRAVEHLRQVFAELHAVTVRDTVSFHGAGAAFDAEGQPRDPAAPAAAAKVMLDQLGWWARALSEAKRRRPYGG; encoded by the coding sequence ATGAAGACAGCCACAGCTGATTCCACCGTCCCCGTCCAGACGTCGGAGACCCCCGTGCGGGTCGCCGTAGTCATCGGCAGCAACCGGGACGGCCGCTTCGGGCCCGTCGTCGCCGACTGGCTGCTGGCCCGGATCCGCGAACGCGACGACTTCGCCCCCGAGGTCGTCGACGTCGCCTCCGTCCAGCTCCCGACGGCCCTCTCGCACTCCCCGTCCCCCTCGGTGGCCGCCGAGCTCGCGAAGGTCACGCCCGCTCTCGCCGCCGCCGACGCCTTCGTCGTCCTCACCCCCGAGTACAACCACTCCTTCCCCGCCGGCCTGAAGAACCTCATCGACTGGCACTACGCCGAGTGGCGCGCCAAGCCCGTCGCCCTCGTCTCGTACGGCGGCCTCTCCGGAGGCCTCCGCGCCGTCGAACACCTTCGCCAGGTCTTCGCGGAACTTCACGCCGTGACCGTGCGGGACACGGTGTCCTTCCATGGCGCGGGTGCCGCGTTCGACGCGGAGGGACAGCCGCGCGATCCCGCGGCTCCGGCGGCTGCCGCGAAGGTGATGCTGGATCAGCTGGGGTGGTGGGCACGGGCGTTGAGCGAGGCGAAGAGGAGGAGGCCGTACGGGGGTTAG
- a CDS encoding sirohydrochlorin chelatase, with the protein MNRITSQLGSQLSLVALNGTRRPAPPALVLVGHGSRDPRALSTIRTLIERIRELRPHLSVHLGHIELNEPLLTDTLASLGGKEDAVLVPLLLSRGYHVKHDIPEAAAAAPDVRTRVTAPLGPHPLLVETLYARLVEAGWRTRMSDSARRASGVVLAAAGSRDPDAAVDTRRTAQLLAERLGVPVVPAYASAAAPTVPAALRALAARGRHRVAVASYFTAPGRFATQCAEAAPWIAADPLGDHPAMARLVLHRYDQAVATPEPAPERALASA; encoded by the coding sequence ATGAACCGGATCACCAGCCAGCTCGGCAGTCAGCTCAGCCTCGTCGCGCTCAACGGCACGCGCCGTCCGGCGCCGCCCGCGCTCGTCCTCGTGGGGCACGGCAGCCGCGATCCGCGTGCGCTGAGCACGATACGCACCCTGATCGAGCGGATCCGCGAGCTGCGCCCGCACCTGTCCGTGCACCTGGGCCACATCGAGCTGAACGAGCCGCTGCTGACCGACACGCTCGCCTCCCTCGGCGGCAAGGAGGACGCCGTCCTCGTGCCGCTGCTGCTCAGCCGCGGCTACCACGTCAAGCACGACATCCCCGAGGCCGCGGCCGCCGCGCCCGACGTACGCACCCGTGTCACCGCCCCGCTCGGCCCGCACCCGCTGCTCGTGGAGACGCTGTACGCGCGGCTCGTCGAGGCCGGATGGCGCACCAGAATGAGCGACAGCGCCCGCCGCGCGAGCGGAGTCGTGCTCGCCGCCGCCGGTTCCCGAGACCCCGACGCGGCGGTCGACACCCGCCGCACCGCCCAGCTGCTCGCCGAACGCCTCGGTGTTCCCGTCGTCCCGGCGTACGCGTCCGCCGCCGCGCCCACCGTCCCCGCGGCCCTGCGCGCCCTCGCCGCCCGCGGCCGCCACCGGGTCGCCGTCGCCTCGTACTTCACCGCCCCCGGGCGCTTCGCCACCCAGTGCGCCGAGGCCGCCCCCTGGATCGCCGCCGATCCGCTGGGCGACCACCCGGCGATGGCCCGCCTCGTCCTGCACCGCTACGACCAGGCCGTCGCGACCCCCGAGCCCGCCCCGGAGCGCGCACTGGCCTCGGCCTGA
- a CDS encoding class F sortase, which produces MRKTGQAGNIAIASVTAVALCSGAWLLRSGAETHAPPQPSAAQAASPDTHGRPSAAPALPHSPPERIRIPSIRVDAPLMGLGLTPQGSLDVPPPEKKNLAGWYEAGTSPGERGTAIVAGHVDNAEGPAVFYDLGAVKKGSVIEVARRDGGTAVFTVDAVEVYEARDFPDDKVYGAAPRPELRVITCGGGYSKTTGYQGNVVVFAHLTGSRPGAA; this is translated from the coding sequence ATCCGGAAGACCGGTCAGGCCGGCAACATCGCCATAGCATCCGTCACCGCGGTCGCACTCTGCTCCGGCGCCTGGCTGCTGCGCAGTGGCGCCGAGACCCACGCGCCGCCCCAGCCGTCCGCCGCGCAGGCCGCGTCGCCCGACACCCATGGCCGGCCGTCCGCGGCGCCCGCGCTGCCGCACTCCCCGCCCGAACGCATCCGCATCCCCTCGATCCGGGTGGATGCCCCATTGATGGGCCTCGGCCTCACCCCGCAGGGCAGTCTGGACGTCCCGCCCCCCGAGAAGAAGAACCTGGCCGGCTGGTACGAGGCCGGCACCTCCCCCGGCGAGCGGGGCACCGCCATCGTCGCCGGACACGTCGACAACGCCGAGGGCCCCGCCGTCTTCTACGACCTCGGCGCCGTCAAGAAGGGCAGCGTCATCGAGGTGGCGCGGCGCGACGGCGGCACGGCCGTCTTCACCGTCGACGCCGTCGAGGTGTACGAGGCCCGCGACTTCCCCGACGACAAGGTGTACGGCGCCGCCCCGCGCCCCGAACTCCGCGTCATCACCTGCGGCGGCGGCTACTCGAAGACGACGGGATACCAGGGCAACGTCGTCGTCTTCGCCCATCTGACGGGGAGCCGCCCCGGAGCCGCCTGA
- a CDS encoding glycoside hydrolase family 36 protein, whose product MAQESGYRWGHSGLTADFDLDGDTPRLVRLARPGDGDVKDAAEAALPLVDVTLFGVGTGWSGPRFTGTALGPRLRHRAHYATYGDSWHHLTVELLDPASRLAVFVEYSSPDGVPVLRSRVRLRNDSDVPVTVRSVSSLLLGALPSPDVLDVHRARNDWLAECRWYGEELRESVPDVGREFHGHDGRAGIRLAGRGSWPTDGHLPMGAFTDRTDGRCLLWQVESAASWLWETGEADHHTYLSLSGPTADDHQWRQVLGPGEEFASEYAALALGDGFDGALAALTSYRRLLRRPHPDHERLPVVFNDYMNTLMGDPTTEKLLPLIDAAAEAGAEYFCVDAGWYDDEAGAGSGTAAGGWWDGVGAWLPSARRFPGGFGAVLDRIRERGMVPGLWLEPEVVGVRSPIARELPDEAFLRHEGGVRVTEQGRHQLDLTHPAARAHLDGTVDRLVGELGVGYLKLDYNITTSAPGHLAHSRAWLGWLSSVLDRHPGLVLENCASGGLRMDGASLAVTQLQSTSDQQDPLRYPPIAAAAPTAVPPEQGAVWAYPQPDCTDAEIAFTLGSALLGRVHLSGHLDRMTSGQLALVREAMTTYKSIRADLRTALPFWPLGLPGWTDDWVALGLRTPVAGPTYVLVWRRGGDTADRLLPVAHLTGLDEVRVEVLHPSTPRGSAEWDGAGVRVRLGEVPAVMLIRVTS is encoded by the coding sequence ATGGCTCAGGAGTCCGGCTACCGCTGGGGGCATTCGGGGCTCACCGCCGACTTCGACCTCGACGGTGACACGCCCCGGCTGGTCCGGCTGGCACGCCCCGGTGACGGTGACGTCAAGGACGCCGCCGAGGCCGCGTTGCCGCTCGTCGACGTGACACTGTTCGGCGTCGGCACCGGCTGGTCCGGGCCGCGCTTCACGGGTACGGCGCTGGGGCCGCGCCTGAGGCACCGCGCCCACTACGCCACATACGGCGACTCCTGGCACCACCTGACGGTCGAGCTCCTCGATCCCGCGAGCCGGTTGGCGGTGTTCGTCGAGTACTCCTCGCCGGACGGTGTGCCGGTGCTGCGCTCCCGCGTCCGGCTGCGCAACGACTCGGACGTGCCGGTCACCGTGCGCTCGGTGAGCAGCCTGCTGCTGGGCGCGCTGCCCTCACCGGACGTGCTCGACGTGCACCGGGCGCGCAACGACTGGCTCGCCGAATGCCGTTGGTACGGGGAGGAGTTGCGGGAGTCCGTGCCCGACGTCGGGCGGGAGTTCCACGGGCACGACGGGCGGGCCGGGATACGGCTCGCCGGGCGTGGCAGCTGGCCGACCGACGGTCATCTTCCGATGGGCGCGTTCACCGACCGTACGGACGGGCGCTGTCTGCTGTGGCAGGTCGAGTCCGCCGCGAGCTGGCTGTGGGAGACGGGCGAGGCGGACCACCACACGTATCTCTCCCTGAGCGGCCCGACGGCGGACGACCACCAGTGGCGCCAAGTCCTGGGTCCTGGTGAGGAGTTCGCGTCGGAGTACGCGGCCCTCGCCCTCGGTGACGGCTTCGACGGAGCGCTGGCCGCGCTGACCTCGTACCGCCGTCTCCTGCGCCGCCCGCACCCGGACCACGAGCGCCTCCCCGTCGTCTTCAACGACTACATGAACACGCTGATGGGCGACCCGACGACGGAGAAACTTCTGCCGCTGATCGACGCGGCGGCCGAGGCGGGTGCGGAGTACTTCTGCGTCGACGCGGGATGGTACGACGACGAGGCCGGTGCCGGGAGCGGGACCGCGGCCGGGGGCTGGTGGGACGGCGTCGGCGCCTGGCTGCCGTCGGCCCGGCGCTTTCCCGGTGGCTTCGGGGCCGTGCTCGACCGGATCCGGGAGCGCGGGATGGTGCCGGGGCTGTGGCTGGAGCCGGAGGTGGTCGGGGTGCGCAGTCCGATCGCGCGCGAACTGCCCGACGAGGCGTTCCTTCGGCACGAGGGCGGGGTGCGGGTCACCGAACAGGGCCGCCACCAGCTGGACTTGACCCATCCCGCGGCCCGCGCCCACCTCGACGGGACGGTCGACCGGCTCGTCGGCGAGCTGGGCGTGGGCTACCTCAAGCTCGACTACAACATCACCACGTCGGCACCCGGACACCTCGCCCACTCCCGCGCCTGGCTCGGCTGGCTCTCGTCCGTCCTGGACCGCCACCCCGGTCTGGTCCTGGAGAACTGCGCCTCGGGCGGCCTGCGCATGGACGGCGCGTCCCTCGCCGTCACCCAGCTCCAGTCCACCTCGGACCAGCAGGACCCTCTGCGCTACCCGCCGATCGCCGCCGCCGCGCCCACGGCGGTGCCGCCGGAGCAGGGCGCCGTGTGGGCGTACCCGCAACCGGACTGCACCGACGCCGAGATCGCCTTCACCCTCGGCTCCGCCCTGCTCGGCCGCGTCCACCTCTCCGGCCACCTCGACCGCATGACGTCCGGTCAGCTCGCCCTGGTACGGGAGGCGATGACCACGTACAAGTCGATACGGGCCGATCTGCGCACCGCGCTGCCCTTCTGGCCACTGGGCCTGCCGGGCTGGACGGACGACTGGGTCGCGCTGGGGTTGCGGACGCCGGTCGCGGGGCCGACGTATGTGTTGGTGTGGCGGAGGGGCGGGGACACCGCCGACCGGCTCCTGCCCGTAGCCCACTTGACGGGCCTGGACGAGGTACGCGTCGAGGTGCTGCACCCTTCGACGCCCAGGGGTTCGGCGGAGTGGGACGGGGCGGGGGTGCGGGTGCGGTTGGGCGAGGTTCCGGCGGTGATGCTGATACGGGTGACGTCGTAG
- a CDS encoding vancomycin high temperature exclusion protein, whose translation MRRPKLRTLLKPRRPRMPRLPRTRTGQRRAVQGIMLLCVLALLPSTWMYVVTGDRLRTTADAPRTEVAVVFGAGLWDGEPSPYLAHRLDAAAKLYRAGRIEVVLVTGDNSREDYDEPDAMRAYLTKRGVPDGRIVSDYAGFDTWDSCVRAKKIFGVDRAVLISQGFHIRRAVALCQAAGVSSYGIGVDAKHDVTWYYGGAREVFAAGKAALDAVFKPDPRFLGPKESGVARALSAGR comes from the coding sequence ATGCGCCGTCCGAAGCTGCGTACGTTGCTGAAACCGCGCAGGCCACGCATGCCACGGCTGCCGCGCACCCGTACCGGACAGCGGCGGGCCGTGCAGGGGATCATGCTGCTGTGCGTCCTGGCACTGCTGCCCTCGACCTGGATGTACGTGGTGACGGGCGACCGGCTGCGCACGACGGCGGACGCGCCGCGCACCGAGGTCGCGGTGGTCTTCGGCGCCGGACTGTGGGACGGCGAGCCGTCGCCGTACCTCGCCCACCGCCTCGACGCGGCGGCGAAGCTGTACCGGGCAGGCCGCATCGAGGTCGTCCTCGTCACCGGCGACAACAGCCGGGAGGACTACGACGAGCCGGACGCGATGCGGGCGTATCTGACGAAGCGGGGTGTTCCGGACGGGCGGATCGTCAGCGACTACGCCGGTTTCGACACGTGGGACTCGTGCGTCCGCGCGAAGAAGATCTTCGGCGTCGACCGGGCCGTGCTGATCAGCCAGGGCTTCCACATCCGCCGCGCCGTCGCGTTGTGCCAGGCGGCGGGTGTCTCGTCGTACGGCATCGGTGTCGACGCGAAGCATGACGTCACCTGGTATTACGGGGGTGCTCGGGAGGTGTTCGCGGCCGGGAAGGCCGCGCTGGACGCGGTGTTCAAACCGGATCCGCGGTTCCTGGGGCCCAAGGAGTCGGGGGTTGCTCGGGCGTTGAGTGCGGGGCGGTAG